The Streptomyces sp. Alt3 genome has a segment encoding these proteins:
- a CDS encoding YncE family protein has protein sequence MTSSPRRSRRTVTRAAIALVITAGSTAALTGTATAHGTAGTVTAAPLVKGLYQSSYSERNKVLWTTSAVGRPPVVSSSLLKVDPKTLKVKQTVTPPVTDAATGALEAVYGVAVDDEHDTVWTTNTRNNTVAVYSQRTGKHLATLPNVAHAREIVVDERHDTVWTTAFGDGSLVAFDSKTFEEKRRVTVDEAGPTGLVVDERTGTAYAADLNGDQVIEVTSKSVTPRLIPAGDGPISIALSRNGRTAYTADQTGGGLSVIDLRKGLVTKSVATDAGALSVAADDRTGNVVVVNRTAATATVVDPRKGAVVRTVTTGANPNHVTVVKGTAYVVDKSGAGLDGADQIHSFRVTR, from the coding sequence ATGACCTCGTCCCCCCGCAGAAGCCGTCGCACCGTCACCCGCGCCGCCATCGCCCTCGTGATCACCGCGGGCAGCACCGCCGCGCTGACGGGCACCGCCACCGCGCACGGCACGGCCGGCACGGTCACGGCCGCACCGCTCGTGAAGGGCCTGTACCAGTCCTCGTACTCCGAGCGGAACAAGGTCCTGTGGACCACCTCCGCCGTGGGCCGCCCGCCGGTCGTCTCCTCCAGCCTGCTGAAGGTGGACCCGAAGACCCTGAAGGTGAAGCAGACCGTCACCCCGCCGGTCACCGACGCCGCCACGGGTGCGCTGGAAGCCGTCTACGGTGTGGCCGTGGACGACGAGCACGACACGGTCTGGACGACGAACACCCGCAACAACACCGTCGCCGTGTACAGCCAGCGCACCGGCAAGCACCTCGCCACCCTGCCGAACGTCGCCCACGCCCGCGAGATCGTCGTGGACGAGCGTCACGACACGGTGTGGACGACCGCCTTCGGAGACGGCTCGCTCGTGGCCTTCGACTCGAAGACCTTCGAGGAGAAGCGGCGCGTCACGGTCGACGAAGCCGGCCCCACCGGTCTGGTCGTCGACGAGCGGACCGGCACCGCCTACGCGGCGGACCTCAACGGTGACCAGGTCATCGAGGTCACCTCGAAGTCCGTCACCCCGCGCCTCATCCCCGCCGGTGACGGCCCGATCTCGATCGCACTCTCCAGGAACGGCAGGACCGCCTACACCGCCGACCAGACCGGTGGCGGCCTCTCGGTGATCGACCTCAGGAAGGGTCTCGTCACCAAGTCCGTCGCGACGGACGCGGGCGCCCTGTCCGTCGCCGCCGACGACCGCACGGGCAACGTCGTGGTCGTCAACCGCACGGCCGCCACGGCGACGGTCGTCGACCCGCGCAAGGGGGCCGTCGTCCGGACGGTGACCACCGGCGCCAACCCCAACCACGTCACCGTCGTCAAGGGCACCGCCTACGTGGTCGACAAGTCCGGGGCCGGCCTCGACGGCGCCGACCAGATCCACAGCTTCCGCGTCACCCGCTGA
- the fes gene encoding enterochelin esterase — MITSVPPQDTPRRPPRTVRPDEVPRIGTPARRLPAPGETEEFWASVREGGTPLVSPDPLGSADHRAVTFLWRGTTATRAVQVLPNKIGDPRAPEGNLMERLPGTDLWHWSLRLRYDWRGTYDFHVDEGDGPEPGTDGYWQWLRTRRHHDPLNSRTLPRRWTGGPVSYAELPAAPGGHDWQPRPDASRGRVAAHEVPTRELAGGTRRVWMYEPPPETGHSADLPVLVLLDGEHWQPRLGLAHLLDNLIADGRVPPLVALLPESVDADTRWSELTCRPEFVAFLTGELLPWAASRLPVTDDPARTVVAGQSLGGLSAAHAALSAPGRFGGVLAQSGSFWWPDGPRAQWLTDRIEASPRLPVRFWLSFGEQEWVALPAARRLREVLAAAGYDDASYREFNGGHDYLCWRTELADGLVDLLGPAVPAP; from the coding sequence GTGATCACGTCAGTGCCGCCGCAGGACACCCCGCGCCGGCCCCCGCGGACCGTGCGCCCGGATGAGGTGCCACGCATCGGGACACCGGCCCGCCGCCTCCCGGCACCGGGGGAGACGGAGGAGTTCTGGGCTTCCGTACGCGAGGGCGGCACCCCGCTCGTCTCACCTGACCCGCTGGGCAGCGCCGACCACCGCGCGGTGACCTTCCTGTGGCGCGGCACCACCGCCACCCGCGCCGTACAGGTGCTCCCCAACAAGATCGGTGACCCCCGCGCGCCCGAGGGCAACCTGATGGAGCGTCTGCCCGGCACCGACCTGTGGCACTGGTCGCTCCGCCTGCGGTACGACTGGCGCGGCACCTACGACTTCCACGTGGACGAGGGGGACGGCCCCGAGCCCGGTACCGACGGCTACTGGCAGTGGCTGCGTACCCGGCGCCACCACGACCCGCTCAACAGCCGTACCCTGCCCCGCCGCTGGACCGGTGGCCCGGTGTCCTACGCGGAGCTCCCCGCGGCGCCCGGTGGGCACGACTGGCAGCCGAGGCCGGACGCCTCCCGAGGCCGGGTGGCCGCCCACGAGGTGCCCACACGCGAGCTGGCAGGCGGCACCCGCCGCGTATGGATGTACGAACCACCCCCGGAGACGGGGCACTCGGCGGACCTGCCCGTGCTCGTCCTTCTCGACGGCGAGCACTGGCAGCCGCGCCTGGGCCTGGCGCACCTGCTGGACAACCTGATCGCCGACGGCCGGGTCCCGCCGCTCGTCGCCCTGCTGCCGGAGTCCGTGGACGCCGACACCCGATGGTCCGAGCTGACCTGCCGCCCCGAGTTCGTCGCCTTCCTCACCGGCGAACTGCTGCCCTGGGCCGCGTCCCGGCTCCCCGTCACGGACGACCCGGCCCGCACGGTGGTCGCCGGACAGAGCCTGGGCGGCCTCTCGGCCGCGCACGCCGCGTTGTCCGCGCCCGGCCGCTTCGGCGGTGTCCTCGCGCAGTCCGGTTCCTTCTGGTGGCCCGACGGGCCACGGGCGCAGTGGCTCACCGACCGTATCGAGGCGTCCCCGCGCCTGCCGGTCCGCTTCTGGCTGTCCTTCGGCGAACAGGAGTGGGTCGCCCTGCCCGCCGCCCGGCGCCTGCGCGAGGTCCTGGCCGCGGCGGGCTACGACGACGCCTCCTACCGCGAGTTCAACGGCGGCCACGACTACCTCTGCTGGCGCACCGAACTGGCGGACGGTCTCGTCGACCTGCTGGGCCCGGCCGTCCCCGCGCCGTAG